In a genomic window of Curtobacterium sp. MCBD17_035:
- the pcp gene encoding pyroglutamyl-peptidase I encodes MTTILLTGFEPFADAPRNPSWDAVERVAATWTGPERVEAALLPVAFGRSVDALRDVVERVTPDVVVAVGLAEGRTAITPERVAVNLDDARIPDADGAQPVDVPVLPGGPAAYFTTLPVKRMVAAARAAGAPAALSATAGAYVCNHVFYALQALAGAGVRSGFVHVPATPETLREADDAVPTVSLDVLVTGLAAAVRAAVDPAPDLAVAGGAIS; translated from the coding sequence GTGACCACGATCCTCCTGACCGGGTTCGAGCCGTTCGCGGACGCGCCCCGCAACCCGTCCTGGGACGCCGTCGAGCGCGTCGCCGCGACCTGGACGGGTCCGGAACGCGTCGAGGCCGCCCTGCTGCCCGTCGCGTTCGGACGCTCGGTCGACGCGCTCCGTGACGTCGTCGAGCGGGTGACGCCGGACGTCGTGGTCGCGGTCGGGCTCGCCGAGGGGCGCACCGCGATCACGCCCGAGCGGGTCGCCGTCAACCTCGACGACGCCCGGATCCCGGACGCCGACGGCGCGCAGCCCGTGGACGTGCCCGTCCTGCCGGGAGGCCCGGCCGCGTACTTCACGACGCTCCCGGTCAAGCGCATGGTCGCCGCCGCACGCGCGGCGGGCGCACCGGCCGCGCTGTCCGCCACGGCCGGCGCGTACGTGTGCAACCACGTGTTCTACGCGCTGCAGGCGCTGGCCGGGGCCGGGGTGCGCTCCGGGTTCGTCCACGTCCCCGCGACACCCGAGACCCTGCGCGAGGCGGACGACGCCGTCCCGACGGTGTCGCTCGACGTGCTCGTCACCGGACTCGCCGCAGCGGTCCGCGCCGCGGTGGACCCGGCACCCGACCTGGCCGTCGCGGGCGGTGCGATCAGCTAG